The following are encoded in a window of Halosolutus halophilus genomic DNA:
- the rnz gene encoding ribonuclease Z: MPLRVTFLGTSGAIPTTDRNPSGIFVSREGEQLLFDAGEGTQRQMMRFGTGFSISQLFVTHLHGDHVLGIPGLLQTMAFNDREEPLAIHTPRGTRRQLKSFVNALDNRPSFPVRISEIGDGDVAYRADEYEVRAFETDHDTRSVGYALVEDDRKGRFDRERAEELGVPVGPKFSTLHEGEPVELEDGTVVDPEQVVGESRPGRSIVYTGDTRPTAAAIEVADEPDLLIHDATFADDRADRAAETAHSTARQAAEIANRANADRLALMHVSSRYAGQTEDHEKQAREVFDGEAFVPDDGDELEIPYPDS; the protein is encoded by the coding sequence ATGCCACTGCGCGTGACGTTTCTGGGTACCAGCGGGGCGATTCCGACGACCGATCGGAACCCGAGCGGGATCTTCGTCAGCCGCGAGGGAGAGCAGTTGTTGTTCGACGCCGGCGAGGGAACCCAGCGCCAGATGATGCGCTTTGGTACCGGGTTCTCGATCTCCCAGCTCTTCGTCACGCACCTCCACGGCGATCACGTTCTCGGGATTCCGGGGCTGCTCCAGACGATGGCCTTCAACGACCGCGAGGAACCGCTCGCGATCCACACGCCACGCGGCACGCGCCGCCAGCTGAAGTCGTTCGTGAACGCCCTCGATAACCGACCTTCGTTTCCCGTGCGGATCTCCGAGATCGGCGACGGCGACGTCGCGTACCGCGCCGACGAGTACGAGGTCCGAGCGTTCGAGACCGATCACGACACCCGATCGGTCGGCTACGCCCTCGTCGAGGACGATCGCAAGGGCCGGTTCGATCGCGAACGGGCCGAAGAACTCGGCGTCCCGGTCGGCCCCAAGTTCTCCACGCTCCACGAGGGCGAACCGGTCGAACTCGAGGACGGAACCGTCGTCGACCCCGAGCAGGTCGTCGGCGAGTCTCGCCCCGGCCGATCGATCGTCTACACTGGCGATACCCGACCGACCGCGGCGGCGATCGAGGTCGCGGACGAGCCCGACCTGCTGATCCACGACGCGACGTTCGCGGACGATCGAGCCGATCGAGCGGCCGAAACCGCCCACTCGACCGCTCGCCAGGCCGCCGAGATCGCAAATCGGGCGAACGCCGATCGGCTCGCGCTGATGCACGTCTCCTCGCGGTACGCCGGCCAGACCGAGGACCACGAGAAACAGGCCCGCGAGGTCTTCGACGGGGAAGCGTTCGTTCCGGACGACGGAGACGAACTCGAGATTCCGTATCCGGATAGCTGA
- a CDS encoding DUF7282 domain-containing protein, protein MSSRLQFGTLKRIVAILIAIVIVVAAGIVVGQAPAIFGVDQDPEAAITLEDQQGNGTDVEIAEVTLSEGGFVVITGGGDEPLVVSDYLEAGSHENVTLEQEEGGAELIGQLTATVHRDTDDDETYTYEETNGEEDLPYLEDGFPVSDTATVTSADDGDPFSDSFVVESIDAPSQATTNETIEVVAEVRNPTEFTTQQNVEFRLDGRVLERQVLDLDAEESREVTFEIDTTGATPGTQTIGVYTQGDGALTEISLEFHTDPSVTIVDADDDGVTADVAIPERGFVAIEDGDTVIGTSEQLEPGEHGNVTVEFDENATVDENADLAAALYEGDPADVDAATPIEHENESVETTFTIADAGADAESDGDDE, encoded by the coding sequence ATGAGTTCGAGACTGCAGTTCGGCACGCTCAAGCGAATCGTCGCGATCCTGATCGCGATCGTGATCGTCGTCGCTGCGGGCATCGTGGTCGGACAGGCGCCTGCAATCTTCGGCGTCGACCAGGATCCAGAGGCCGCGATTACGCTCGAAGACCAGCAGGGCAACGGAACGGACGTAGAGATCGCTGAAGTCACGCTCTCGGAGGGCGGGTTCGTCGTCATCACGGGTGGGGGCGACGAACCGCTCGTCGTCTCGGACTACCTCGAGGCCGGCAGTCACGAGAACGTCACGCTGGAGCAGGAGGAGGGCGGAGCCGAACTCATCGGGCAGCTAACCGCGACGGTTCACCGGGATACCGACGACGACGAGACGTACACCTATGAGGAGACCAACGGCGAGGAGGATCTCCCGTACCTCGAGGACGGCTTCCCGGTGAGCGACACCGCGACGGTCACGTCGGCGGACGACGGGGACCCGTTCAGCGACTCGTTCGTCGTCGAATCGATCGACGCACCGTCCCAGGCGACGACGAACGAGACGATCGAAGTCGTCGCGGAGGTCCGTAACCCGACCGAGTTCACCACCCAGCAAAACGTCGAATTCCGACTCGACGGCCGGGTCCTGGAACGACAGGTGCTGGATCTCGACGCCGAAGAGAGCCGCGAGGTGACGTTCGAGATCGACACGACCGGGGCTACGCCAGGGACCCAGACGATCGGCGTCTACACCCAGGGCGACGGTGCGCTCACGGAGATTTCCCTCGAGTTCCACACCGACCCGAGCGTGACGATCGTCGACGCGGACGACGACGGCGTGACCGCCGACGTCGCGATCCCCGAACGGGGCTTCGTCGCGATCGAGGACGGCGACACGGTGATCGGAACCAGCGAGCAACTCGAACCCGGTGAACACGGGAACGTGACGGTCGAATTCGACGAGAACGCCACCGTCGACGAGAACGCCGACCTGGCGGCCGCCCTCTACGAGGGCGACCCCGCCGACGTCGACGCGGCGACCCCGATCGAGCACGAGAACGAGTCCGTCGAGACGACGTTTACGATCGCGGACGCGGGCGCCGACGCGGAGAGCGATGGGGACGACGAGTGA
- a CDS encoding AAA family ATPase, with translation MDAPLWTDTYAPELAELPQDDAREYLERAVEEPINLVLQGPPGSGKTAAARALGREAHEDPDNDLIEINVADFFGRTKTEIKNDPRFASFLVGRSSMSKRDMINHVLKESASYAPVSGTYKTILLDNAEDVREDFQQALRRIMEQHHKTTQFIIATRQPTKLIPPIRSRCFPLSLRAPSSEETVAVLERIVEAEDVDYDADGLEFVAGYANGNLRRAILAAQTTVEDAGELTMSAAYETIGSVGLDEEVESMLDDAEAGEFTDARKTLDDLLVDEGLDGEEVLGAILKAARKRYQGDDLARIHRLAADVEFEMHEGTSDRIHVSHLLAELGRDA, from the coding sequence ATGGACGCGCCGCTGTGGACCGACACCTACGCCCCGGAGCTGGCCGAGTTGCCACAGGACGACGCTCGCGAGTACCTCGAGCGAGCCGTCGAGGAGCCGATCAATCTGGTTCTGCAGGGGCCGCCCGGGAGCGGCAAGACGGCGGCGGCGCGCGCACTGGGCCGCGAGGCCCACGAGGACCCCGACAACGACCTGATCGAGATCAACGTCGCCGACTTCTTCGGCCGGACCAAGACCGAGATCAAGAACGATCCGCGGTTCGCCTCGTTTCTCGTCGGCCGATCGTCGATGTCGAAGCGGGACATGATCAACCACGTTCTCAAGGAGTCCGCGAGCTACGCGCCCGTCTCGGGGACGTACAAGACGATCCTGCTGGACAACGCCGAGGACGTCCGCGAGGACTTCCAGCAGGCCCTGCGTCGGATCATGGAACAACACCACAAGACGACGCAGTTTATCATCGCGACCCGGCAGCCGACGAAGCTCATCCCGCCGATCCGATCGCGGTGTTTCCCCCTCTCGCTCCGGGCACCCTCGAGCGAGGAGACGGTCGCCGTGCTCGAACGGATCGTCGAGGCCGAGGACGTCGACTACGACGCGGACGGCCTCGAGTTCGTCGCGGGCTACGCGAACGGCAACCTCAGACGGGCGATCCTGGCCGCCCAGACGACCGTCGAGGACGCGGGCGAACTGACGATGAGCGCGGCCTACGAGACGATCGGTTCGGTCGGCCTCGACGAGGAGGTCGAGTCGATGCTCGACGACGCCGAGGCGGGCGAGTTCACGGACGCCAGAAAGACCCTCGACGACCTGCTCGTCGACGAGGGGCTGGACGGCGAGGAGGTGCTCGGGGCGATTCTGAAGGCCGCGCGCAAGCGCTACCAGGGCGACGACCTCGCGCGCATCCACCGACTGGCCGCCGACGTCGAGTTCGAGATGCACGAGGGAACGAGCGACCGAATCCACGTCTCGCACCTGCTGGCGGAACTCGGGCGGGACGCCTGA